Proteins encoded in a region of the Mycobacterium branderi genome:
- a CDS encoding Hsp20/alpha crystallin family protein, producing the protein MVLVRTDSARELDWLTRQVLGTTAMPMDAWRDGEQFIIELDLPGMKADSLDLSIERNVLTIRAERPGIDQDREVLSAECPRGAFSRQLILDDNLDTDQIAASYRNGVLRLTAPVSAQAKPRRIQINRDGVKPRVQGLAAGRREPLWRRVLRRR; encoded by the coding sequence ATGGTGTTAGTACGCACAGATTCGGCCCGCGAACTGGACTGGCTCACCCGGCAGGTGTTAGGCACCACTGCCATGCCGATGGACGCCTGGCGAGATGGCGAACAGTTCATCATCGAATTGGATTTGCCCGGGATGAAGGCGGATTCGCTCGATCTCAGCATCGAGCGCAACGTGCTCACCATCCGTGCCGAGCGGCCCGGCATCGACCAGGATCGAGAGGTGCTCTCCGCGGAATGCCCGCGCGGTGCATTCAGCCGTCAACTGATCCTTGACGACAACCTCGACACGGACCAGATTGCCGCCAGCTACCGCAACGGCGTGTTGCGGTTGACCGCTCCGGTATCCGCACAGGCCAAACCGCGGCGTATCCAGATCAACCGCGATGGCGTCAAACCCCGCGTTCAAGGCTTGGCGGCCGGCAGACGAGAGCCGTTGTGGCGACGCGTATTGCGTCGCCGGTAA
- a CDS encoding Hsp20/alpha crystallin family protein has translation MLRFEPLFRDLDRLTQQLWGNTAGTATRPAVMPMDVWRDGDTYVVELDLPGIKPDSIDITVDHDALTVKAERPYAGEEGHDWVTAERPHGVFSRQLFLGDQLNTDAISADYTDGVLRLTVPVAEQAKPRKIAIQSGAQQAISAA, from the coding sequence ATGCTGAGGTTTGAACCACTGTTCCGTGACCTGGACCGACTGACCCAACAGCTATGGGGCAACACGGCCGGTACCGCCACGCGTCCGGCGGTGATGCCGATGGATGTCTGGCGTGACGGCGACACGTACGTCGTGGAGCTCGATTTGCCGGGCATCAAGCCAGACTCGATCGACATCACCGTGGATCACGACGCGCTGACGGTCAAGGCCGAGCGCCCCTACGCAGGCGAGGAGGGGCACGACTGGGTGACCGCAGAACGCCCGCACGGGGTGTTCAGCCGACAGCTGTTCCTTGGCGACCAGCTGAACACCGACGCCATCAGCGCCGACTACACCGACGGGGTACTGCGGCTGACAGTCCCGGTGGCAGAACAAGCCAAGCCACGCAAGATCGCTATCCAGTCAGGCGCTCAGCAAGCCATCAGCGCCGCCTGA
- a CDS encoding nuclear transport factor 2 family protein: MPSADAATITAVADQLFTAIENSDTATVARLWSDDIAVWRVGASRDRDKVRALRVIDWFVGATARRRYEILDRQLFADGFVQQHILHATGHNGGSIAMRVCIVIKLESSPGSQTLISRIDEYFDPAELAPLLG; this comes from the coding sequence ATGCCCTCTGCCGACGCCGCCACCATCACCGCGGTGGCCGACCAACTGTTCACGGCGATCGAGAACAGCGACACGGCGACGGTGGCCCGGCTGTGGAGTGACGACATCGCGGTCTGGCGAGTCGGGGCCAGCCGCGATCGCGACAAGGTGCGGGCGCTGCGTGTCATCGACTGGTTCGTCGGCGCGACCGCACGGCGCCGCTACGAGATCCTGGATCGCCAGCTGTTCGCCGACGGATTCGTCCAGCAGCACATCCTGCATGCCACCGGCCACAACGGCGGCTCCATCGCCATGCGGGTGTGCATCGTGATTAAGTTGGAGAGCTCCCCTGGTTCTCAAACCCTGATCAGCCGTATCGATGAGTACTTCGACCCAGCCGAACTGGCCCCGCTGCTGGGTTAG
- a CDS encoding YceI family protein produces MTTVETLLSDPDTAGVWNLVPDRSSFTFKIRNFWGLMNVKGQFTDVSADGQVTGKGAVFGRLDIQTASLSTGIRKRDEHLRSADFFDVERFPEMSVVVTAIAPTTGNAADLRATFTIKGITEPLPLPVEITVLGDGSVRITAKVKIDRAQFGLGWNRLGMIGKAATASADACFVRAK; encoded by the coding sequence ATGACCACCGTGGAAACGCTGCTGAGCGATCCGGACACCGCCGGGGTGTGGAATCTGGTTCCGGACCGCTCGAGCTTCACCTTCAAGATCAGGAACTTCTGGGGCCTGATGAACGTCAAGGGCCAGTTCACCGACGTCAGCGCCGACGGGCAGGTCACCGGCAAAGGCGCGGTCTTCGGCCGCCTCGACATCCAGACGGCGTCGCTGAGCACCGGTATCCGCAAACGCGACGAGCACCTGCGCTCGGCCGACTTCTTCGACGTCGAGCGTTTCCCGGAGATGAGCGTGGTCGTCACCGCCATAGCGCCCACCACCGGCAACGCCGCCGACTTGCGGGCCACCTTCACCATCAAGGGGATCACTGAGCCGCTGCCATTGCCGGTCGAGATCACCGTGCTCGGCGACGGCTCGGTGCGCATCACCGCGAAGGTCAAGATCGACCGGGCGCAGTTCGGCCTGGGCTGGAATCGGCTTGGGATGATCGGTAAGGCTGCGACGGCGTCGGCCGACGCCTGCTTCGTCCGCGCGAAGTAG
- a CDS encoding Rv3143 family two-component system response regulator: MPATTDALRILVYSNNAKTRQDVMLALGKRVHPDLPELSYVEVATGPMVIKQVDAGSIDLAILDGEATPEGGMGIAKQLKDEVAQCPPIVVLTGRLDDAWLASWSRAEAAVPHPVDPIELGRTVAGLLRTPVS; the protein is encoded by the coding sequence GTGCCCGCCACCACCGACGCTCTGCGGATCCTCGTCTACAGCAACAATGCGAAAACCCGCCAGGATGTGATGCTGGCACTCGGCAAGCGGGTCCACCCCGACCTGCCCGAGCTGAGCTATGTCGAGGTGGCGACCGGGCCGATGGTGATCAAACAGGTCGACGCCGGCAGCATCGACCTGGCCATTCTCGATGGGGAGGCCACGCCGGAAGGCGGGATGGGCATCGCCAAGCAGCTCAAGGACGAGGTCGCGCAGTGCCCGCCGATCGTGGTGCTCACCGGGCGCCTCGACGATGCTTGGCTGGCCAGCTGGTCGCGCGCCGAGGCCGCCGTCCCGCATCCGGTCGACCCGATTGAGCTGGGCCGCACGGTGGCGGGCCTGCTGCGCACGCCAGTCTCCTGA
- a CDS encoding NADH-quinone oxidoreductase subunit A, which translates to MNLYTPILVLGGIAAAFAIFSVAVALVVGPSRYNRSKLEAYECGIEPAHQPANAPHAGSGQRFPVKYYLTAMLFIVFDIEIVFLYPWAVSYDALGVFALVEMVVFMLTVFVAYAYVWRRGGLTWD; encoded by the coding sequence ATGAATCTCTACACGCCGATCCTGGTGCTCGGGGGGATCGCCGCCGCTTTCGCGATCTTCTCGGTGGCGGTGGCATTGGTGGTGGGCCCGTCGCGGTACAACCGGTCCAAGCTGGAGGCCTACGAGTGCGGGATCGAACCCGCCCACCAGCCGGCAAACGCTCCGCACGCCGGCAGCGGACAGCGGTTCCCGGTCAAGTACTACCTGACCGCGATGCTGTTCATCGTCTTCGACATCGAAATCGTGTTCCTGTATCCGTGGGCGGTCAGCTACGACGCGCTGGGCGTGTTCGCGCTCGTCGAGATGGTGGTGTTCATGCTCACGGTGTTCGTCGCCTATGCGTACGTGTGGCGCCGCGGCGGCCTGACGTGGGATTGA
- a CDS encoding NuoB/complex I 20 kDa subunit family protein produces the protein MGLEEKLPSGFLLTTVERLAGYFRKNSLWPATFGLACCAIEMMSTASPRFDIARFGMERFSATPRQADLMIVAGRVSQKMAPVLRQIYDQMAEPKWVLAMGVCASSGGMFNNYAIVQGVDHVVPVDIYLPGCPPRPEMLLYAILKLHEKIQQMPLGVDRERAIAEAEEAALAARPTIEMRGLLR, from the coding sequence GTGGGCCTGGAAGAGAAACTGCCCAGCGGTTTCCTGCTGACCACCGTCGAGCGACTGGCGGGGTATTTCCGGAAGAACTCGTTGTGGCCGGCGACATTCGGATTGGCGTGCTGCGCCATCGAGATGATGTCGACGGCGTCGCCGCGGTTCGACATCGCGCGCTTCGGGATGGAGCGCTTCTCCGCGACGCCGCGGCAGGCCGACCTGATGATCGTCGCCGGTCGGGTCAGCCAGAAGATGGCGCCGGTGCTGCGCCAGATCTACGACCAGATGGCCGAACCGAAATGGGTGCTGGCGATGGGTGTGTGCGCGTCGTCGGGCGGGATGTTCAACAACTACGCGATCGTGCAGGGTGTGGACCACGTCGTGCCGGTCGACATCTACCTGCCCGGCTGCCCGCCGCGTCCGGAGATGCTGCTGTACGCAATCCTCAAGCTGCACGAGAAGATTCAGCAAATGCCGTTGGGTGTTGACCGGGAGCGCGCCATCGCCGAAGCCGAAGAGGCCGCGCTGGCGGCCAGGCCCACGATCGAGATGCGCGGACTGTTGCGATGA
- a CDS encoding NADH-quinone oxidoreductase subunit C, with amino-acid sequence MSSSDKHTGEEVIDVRRGMFGVSDTGDTSGYGRLVRQVTLPGSSPRPYGGYFDDVVDQLAEALQANGIEFADAIEKVVVYRDELTLHVRREMLPQVAQRLRDEPGLRFELCLGVNGVHYPHETDRELHAVYPLKSITHNRRVRLEVAAPDADPHIPSLFSIYPTNDWHERETYDFFGIIFDGHPSLTRIEMPDDWHGHPQRKDYPLGGIPVEYKGAQIPPPDERRSYN; translated from the coding sequence ATGAGCTCATCCGACAAGCACACAGGCGAAGAAGTGATCGACGTCCGGCGTGGCATGTTCGGGGTGTCGGACACCGGTGACACGTCGGGATACGGGCGGCTGGTGCGGCAGGTGACGCTGCCCGGCAGCAGCCCACGGCCCTACGGCGGCTATTTCGACGACGTGGTCGACCAACTGGCTGAGGCGTTGCAGGCCAACGGGATCGAATTCGCCGACGCGATCGAAAAGGTCGTGGTCTACCGCGATGAACTGACCCTGCACGTGCGCCGTGAGATGCTGCCGCAGGTCGCGCAGCGGCTGCGCGACGAGCCGGGGCTGCGCTTCGAGCTGTGCCTGGGCGTCAACGGCGTGCACTACCCGCACGAAACCGACCGCGAGCTGCACGCGGTGTACCCGCTGAAATCGATCACCCACAACCGTCGCGTCCGACTGGAAGTGGCTGCGCCGGATGCTGATCCGCACATCCCGTCGCTGTTTTCGATCTATCCCACCAACGACTGGCACGAACGGGAGACCTACGACTTCTTCGGCATCATCTTCGACGGCCACCCGTCGCTGACCCGCATCGAGATGCCCGACGACTGGCACGGCCATCCGCAGCGCAAGGACTACCCGCTGGGCGGCATCCCGGTCGAATACAAGGGCGCGCAGATTCCCCCGCCCGACGAGCGGAGGTCCTACAACTGA
- the nuoD gene encoding NADH dehydrogenase (quinone) subunit D produces the protein MSETGETVLMAGGQDWEKVIEAARSGDPGDRIVVNMGPQHPSTHGVLRLILEIEGETVTEARCGIGYLHTGIEKNLEYRYWTQGVTFVTRMDYLSPFFNETVFCLGVEKLLGITDAIPERVNVIRVMMMELNRISSHLVALATGGMELGAMTAMFLGFRERELVLNLFESITGLRMNHNYIRPGGLAQDLPPNAESEIADFLKLMSRRLNDLENLLNENYIWKARTQGIGYLDLAGCMALGITGPVLRSTGLPHDLRRAEPYCGYENYEFDVITDDGCDAYGRYMIRVKEMRESLKIVEQCLDKLKPGPIRVEDRKIAWPADLKVGPDGLGNSPEHIAKIMGSSMEALIHHFKLVTEGIRVPAGQVYVAVESPRGELGVHMVSDGGTRPYRVHYRDPSFTNLQAVAAMCEGGMVADVIAAVASLDPVMGGVDR, from the coding sequence ATGAGCGAAACCGGCGAAACCGTCTTGATGGCCGGCGGCCAAGATTGGGAGAAGGTCATCGAAGCCGCCCGCAGCGGGGATCCCGGTGACCGCATCGTCGTCAACATGGGTCCCCAGCACCCCTCCACACATGGTGTGTTGCGGCTGATCCTGGAGATCGAGGGCGAGACGGTCACCGAGGCCAGGTGCGGAATCGGCTACCTGCACACCGGAATCGAGAAGAACCTCGAATACCGGTACTGGACCCAGGGCGTCACCTTCGTGACCCGAATGGATTACCTGTCACCGTTTTTCAACGAGACCGTATTCTGCCTGGGCGTCGAGAAGCTGCTCGGCATCACCGATGCGATCCCGGAGCGGGTCAACGTCATCCGGGTGATGATGATGGAACTCAACCGGATTTCGTCGCACCTAGTGGCATTGGCAACCGGCGGCATGGAACTGGGCGCGATGACGGCGATGTTCCTCGGCTTCCGGGAACGCGAACTGGTGCTCAACCTGTTCGAGTCCATCACCGGTTTGCGGATGAACCACAACTACATTCGCCCCGGCGGGCTGGCCCAGGACCTGCCGCCGAACGCGGAGAGCGAGATCGCCGACTTTCTGAAGTTGATGAGCCGTCGGCTCAACGACCTGGAGAACCTGCTCAACGAAAACTACATCTGGAAGGCCCGCACCCAGGGCATCGGCTACCTCGACCTCGCGGGCTGCATGGCGCTGGGCATCACCGGCCCGGTGCTGCGCTCGACGGGGTTGCCGCACGACCTGCGGCGTGCGGAGCCGTACTGCGGCTACGAGAACTACGAATTCGACGTGATCACCGACGACGGCTGTGATGCCTACGGCCGGTACATGATTCGCGTCAAGGAGATGAGGGAGTCGCTGAAGATCGTCGAGCAGTGTCTGGACAAACTCAAGCCCGGCCCGATTAGGGTCGAGGACCGCAAGATCGCCTGGCCCGCCGACCTGAAGGTCGGGCCCGACGGCCTGGGTAACTCACCGGAGCACATCGCCAAGATCATGGGCAGCTCGATGGAAGCGCTGATCCACCACTTCAAACTGGTCACCGAGGGCATCCGGGTTCCCGCCGGCCAGGTCTACGTCGCGGTCGAATCACCGCGCGGCGAGCTGGGTGTGCACATGGTGTCCGACGGCGGCACCCGCCCATACCGGGTGCACTACCGGGACCCGTCGTTCACCAACCTTCAGGCCGTCGCCGCGATGTGCGAGGGCGGCATGGTCGCCGACGTGATCGCCGCGGTCGCCAGCCTTGATCCGGTCATGGGTGGGGTCGACCGATGA
- the nuoE gene encoding NADH-quinone oxidoreductase subunit NuoE has protein sequence MTGPQGEPVFLHLGPPPEEPGQFVVEGAPESYPPDVKARLEVDAKEIIGRYPNGRSALLPLLHLVQSEDSYLTPAGLEFCGEQLGLTGAEVAAVASFYTMYRRGPTGDYLVGVCTNTLCAVMGGDAIFESLKEHLGIDNDQTTEDGKVTLQHVECNAACDYAPVVMVNWEFFDNQTPDSARELVDGLRSGKPPRPTRGAELCPFRQTERILAGFPDQRPDDGQGGAGAATLAGLRVAQERDMQAPPTGDGE, from the coding sequence ATGACGGGGCCACAGGGCGAGCCGGTGTTCCTCCACCTCGGTCCGCCGCCGGAGGAGCCCGGACAGTTCGTGGTGGAGGGTGCCCCCGAGTCATACCCGCCGGATGTCAAGGCGCGGTTGGAGGTTGACGCCAAAGAGATCATCGGCCGCTACCCCAACGGACGTTCGGCGTTGCTGCCGCTGCTGCACCTCGTGCAATCCGAGGACTCCTATTTGACGCCGGCGGGTTTGGAGTTCTGCGGCGAGCAGCTCGGACTGACCGGCGCCGAGGTGGCGGCGGTCGCGAGCTTCTACACGATGTATCGCCGCGGACCCACCGGCGACTATCTCGTCGGCGTCTGCACCAACACGCTGTGTGCGGTGATGGGCGGCGACGCGATCTTCGAGTCGCTCAAAGAACACCTCGGCATCGACAACGACCAGACCACCGAGGACGGCAAAGTCACGCTGCAGCACGTGGAATGCAACGCCGCCTGCGACTACGCCCCAGTCGTGATGGTCAACTGGGAGTTCTTCGACAACCAAACACCCGACTCCGCACGGGAACTCGTCGACGGGCTGCGCTCCGGCAAGCCGCCACGGCCGACCCGTGGCGCCGAGCTGTGTCCGTTCCGGCAGACCGAGCGGATCCTGGCGGGCTTTCCCGACCAGCGTCCCGACGACGGTCAGGGCGGCGCGGGCGCGGCCACGTTGGCCGGTCTGCGGGTCGCCCAGGAACGCGACATGCAGGCACCACCGACTGGGGACGGTGAATGA
- the nuoF gene encoding NADH-quinone oxidoreductase subunit NuoF → MMAAPVRLTPVLSRYWDDPESWTLDTYRRHDGYRALQKALEMEPDAVLQTVKDSGLRGRGGAGFATGTKWSFIPQGDEGPAAKPHYLVVNADESEPGTCKDMPLMLATPHVLIEGSIIAAYAIRASHAFIYVRGEVLPVIRRLHNAVAEAYAAGFLGRDIAGSGYDLELVVHAGAGAYICGEETALLDSLEGRRGQPRLRPPFPAVSGLYACPTVINNVETIASVPPIILNGVDWFRSMGSDKSPGFTLYSLSGHVTRPGQYEAPLGITLRELLDYAGGVRKGHRLKFWTPGGSSTPILTDEHLDVPLDYEGVGEAGSMLGTKALEIFDETTCVVRAVRRWTEFYKHESCGKCTPCREGTFWLDKIYARLETGKGTAEDLDKLFDISDTILGKSFCALGDGAASPVMSSLKYFRDEYVAHVEGGGCPFDPRESMLTNGADA, encoded by the coding sequence ATGATGGCCGCCCCCGTGCGTTTGACTCCGGTGCTCAGCCGCTACTGGGACGACCCCGAGTCGTGGACTCTTGACACCTACCGCCGCCACGACGGCTACCGCGCGCTGCAGAAGGCCCTCGAGATGGAGCCCGATGCGGTGCTGCAGACGGTCAAGGACTCGGGGTTACGTGGCCGCGGCGGTGCGGGTTTCGCGACCGGAACCAAGTGGTCGTTCATCCCCCAGGGCGACGAAGGGCCGGCCGCCAAGCCGCACTATCTGGTGGTCAACGCCGACGAATCCGAGCCGGGCACATGCAAAGACATGCCGCTGATGCTGGCCACCCCGCATGTGTTGATCGAGGGCAGCATCATCGCCGCCTACGCAATCCGGGCCAGCCATGCGTTCATCTACGTGCGCGGCGAGGTGCTGCCGGTGATACGCCGGCTGCACAACGCGGTCGCCGAGGCTTATGCCGCAGGCTTTTTGGGCCGCGATATCGCCGGCTCCGGCTACGACCTGGAGTTGGTGGTACACGCCGGCGCAGGCGCCTACATCTGCGGCGAGGAGACCGCGCTGCTCGATTCGCTGGAGGGCCGCCGCGGCCAGCCGCGGCTGCGTCCGCCCTTCCCGGCGGTATCGGGGCTGTACGCCTGCCCGACGGTGATCAACAACGTCGAAACCATCGCCAGCGTGCCGCCCATCATCCTCAACGGCGTCGACTGGTTCCGCTCGATGGGCAGCGACAAATCGCCTGGCTTCACGCTGTATTCGCTGTCCGGCCACGTGACCCGGCCGGGGCAATACGAAGCGCCGCTGGGGATCACGCTGCGTGAGTTGCTCGACTACGCCGGCGGGGTCCGCAAGGGGCATCGGCTGAAGTTCTGGACGCCGGGCGGGTCGTCGACCCCGATCCTCACCGACGAGCACCTCGACGTGCCATTGGACTACGAGGGCGTCGGCGAGGCCGGCTCGATGCTGGGCACCAAGGCGCTGGAGATCTTCGACGAGACGACGTGCGTGGTGCGTGCGGTGCGGCGCTGGACCGAGTTCTACAAGCACGAGTCCTGCGGTAAGTGCACGCCGTGTCGGGAGGGAACCTTCTGGCTGGACAAGATCTACGCCAGGCTGGAGACCGGCAAGGGCACCGCCGAGGATCTGGACAAGCTGTTCGACATCTCCGACACGATTTTGGGTAAGTCGTTCTGCGCCTTGGGCGATGGCGCGGCCAGCCCGGTGATGTCGTCGCTGAAATACTTCCGCGACGAGTACGTCGCGCACGTCGAGGGCGGCGGCTGTCCCTTCGACCCCCGCGAGTCCATGCTCACGAACGGAGCCGATGCGTGA
- a CDS encoding NADH-quinone oxidoreductase subunit G: MTQAADSKTGVAPEMVTLTIDGTEISVPKGTLVIRAAELMGIQIPRFCDHPLLDPVGACRQCLVEIEGQRKPMASCTIAVTDDMVVRTQFTSEAADKAQHGVMELLLINHPLDCPMCDKGGECPLQNQAMSNGRADSRYTDAKRRFAKPINISSQVLLDRERCILCARCTRFSEQIAGDPFIDMLERGALQQVGIYANEPFESYFSGNTVQICPVGALTGTAYRFRARPYDLVSSPSVCEHCASGCAQRTDHRRGKVLRRLAGDDPEVNEEWNCDKGRWAFTYATQPDRITTPLVRNADGELVPASWPEALAAAVNGLSDVRTGVLVGGRMTWEDAYAYAKFARIALGTNDIDFRARPHSSEEAEFLAARVAGRPVSVSYTDLELAPVVLLVGFEPEDESPIVFLRLRKAARKHRLPVYAVAPFASRGLERMKGTLLKTVPGGEVAALEGLSDEIGELLRKPGAVIVVGERLATVPGGLSAASRLADTTGARLAWVPRRAGERGALEAGALGALLPGGRPVSDEGARSQVCAAWHVAELPSAPGRDTDGILAAAADGTLGALLVGGVEPGDLADPDAALAALDTAGFVVSLELRHSAVTERADVVFPIAPAAEKSGTYVNWEGRYRAFPVALQQGATPDLRVLDALADEMGVDLGLPTVEAARAELSQLGSWDGERAGCPTVAATPPEQPGSGEAVLTGWRMLLDAGRMQDGEPHLAGTARAPVVRLSADTAAEIGAAEGDPVTVSTSRGAITLPLVITDMPERVVWLPLNSPGSAVHRQLGVTAGEVVRIGVSS, translated from the coding sequence ATGACCCAGGCGGCCGACAGCAAGACCGGCGTGGCCCCGGAGATGGTGACGCTGACCATCGACGGCACCGAGATCAGTGTCCCCAAGGGCACCTTGGTGATTCGCGCCGCCGAACTGATGGGCATCCAGATCCCGCGGTTCTGCGACCACCCGCTGCTCGACCCGGTCGGCGCGTGCCGGCAATGCCTGGTCGAGATCGAAGGCCAACGTAAACCGATGGCGTCGTGCACCATTGCGGTGACCGACGACATGGTGGTGCGCACCCAGTTCACCTCCGAAGCCGCCGACAAGGCGCAGCACGGGGTGATGGAACTGCTGCTGATCAACCATCCGCTGGACTGCCCGATGTGCGACAAGGGCGGCGAATGCCCGCTGCAGAACCAGGCAATGTCCAACGGGCGGGCCGACTCCCGCTACACCGACGCCAAGCGCCGCTTCGCCAAGCCGATCAATATCTCCTCGCAGGTGTTGCTGGACCGAGAGCGCTGCATCCTGTGCGCCCGGTGCACGCGGTTTTCCGAGCAGATCGCCGGCGACCCGTTCATCGACATGTTGGAGCGCGGCGCGCTGCAGCAGGTCGGCATCTACGCCAACGAGCCCTTCGAGTCGTACTTTTCGGGCAACACGGTGCAGATCTGCCCGGTGGGCGCGCTGACTGGCACCGCGTACCGGTTCAGGGCCCGCCCGTATGACTTGGTGTCGAGCCCGAGCGTGTGCGAGCACTGCGCATCCGGCTGCGCGCAGCGCACCGACCACCGCCGCGGCAAGGTGCTGCGCCGGCTGGCCGGCGACGACCCGGAAGTCAACGAGGAGTGGAACTGCGACAAGGGCCGGTGGGCGTTCACCTACGCAACCCAGCCGGACCGGATCACCACTCCCCTAGTACGCAACGCCGACGGAGAGCTGGTACCCGCATCCTGGCCGGAGGCGCTCGCCGCCGCGGTCAACGGGCTCTCCGATGTCCGCACGGGCGTGCTGGTCGGTGGCCGGATGACCTGGGAAGACGCCTACGCCTACGCCAAGTTCGCGCGAATCGCGTTGGGCACCAACGACATCGACTTCCGGGCCCGGCCGCATTCGAGCGAAGAGGCCGAGTTCCTGGCGGCCCGGGTCGCCGGCCGCCCGGTCAGCGTCAGCTACACCGATCTGGAATTGGCGCCGGTGGTGCTGCTGGTCGGGTTCGAGCCCGAGGACGAGTCGCCGATCGTGTTCTTGCGGCTGCGCAAGGCCGCCCGCAAGCACCGGCTGCCGGTCTACGCGGTGGCGCCGTTCGCCAGCCGCGGGCTGGAGCGGATGAAGGGCACGCTCCTCAAGACCGTGCCCGGCGGCGAAGTGGCGGCGCTCGAGGGGCTGAGCGACGAAATTGGTGAGCTGCTGCGCAAACCCGGCGCGGTGATCGTCGTCGGGGAACGGCTGGCCACCGTGCCGGGCGGATTGTCGGCGGCGTCCCGACTGGCCGATACCACCGGTGCGCGGCTGGCGTGGGTGCCGCGTCGCGCCGGAGAACGCGGGGCGTTGGAGGCCGGCGCGCTGGGCGCACTGCTGCCCGGTGGCCGCCCGGTGTCTGACGAGGGTGCGCGCTCGCAGGTGTGCGCGGCGTGGCACGTCGCCGAATTGCCTTCTGCTCCTGGGCGAGACACCGACGGCATCCTGGCCGCAGCCGCGGACGGGACGCTGGGTGCTTTGCTGGTCGGCGGTGTGGAGCCGGGCGATCTGGCCGACCCGGACGCGGCGCTGGCCGCGCTGGACACCGCGGGCTTCGTGGTCAGCCTGGAGCTGCGGCACAGCGCGGTCACCGAACGCGCCGACGTGGTGTTCCCGATCGCGCCGGCGGCGGAGAAGTCCGGCACCTATGTCAACTGGGAGGGCCGCTACCGCGCCTTCCCCGTCGCGCTACAACAAGGCGCCACACCGGATCTGCGGGTGCTCGACGCGCTGGCCGACGAGATGGGCGTCGACCTCGGTCTGCCGACCGTCGAGGCGGCCCGCGCGGAGTTGAGCCAACTCGGCAGCTGGGACGGTGAACGCGCAGGCTGCCCGACGGTTGCGGCGACGCCGCCTGAGCAGCCGGGTTCGGGTGAGGCGGTGCTGACCGGGTGGCGGATGCTGCTCGACGCCGGCCGCATGCAGGACGGCGAGCCGCACCTGGCCGGCACGGCGCGGGCCCCCGTGGTGCGGTTGTCGGCCGACACCGCGGCCGAAATCGGCGCAGCCGAAGGCGATCCGGTCACCGTCAGCACGTCGCGCGGGGCGATCACGTTGCCGCTGGTGATCACCGACATGCCCGAGCGGGTGGTGTGGCTGCCGCTGAACTCGCCGGGTTCGGCGGTGCACCGGCAGTTGGGCGTGACGGCCGGCGAAGTCGTCAGAATCGGGGTGAGCTCATGA